In Treponema sp. OMZ 798, the following proteins share a genomic window:
- a CDS encoding polysaccharide biosynthesis protein gives MNTFKSDIYKNKVLMITGGTGSFGGEALKQFLNSDLKEIRIFSRDEKKQEEMRIQYKSDKLNFIIGDIRDFKSINSAMRDVNYVFQAAALKQVPSCEFYPYEAIKTNILGSENLLEAAAQNGVEKVIVLSTDKAVYPINTMGMTKALMEKLAISKARDSRIKNNNAVICATRYGNVMCSRGSIIPLFIQQIKDGLPLTVTEPEMTRFMMSLPSAIELVMYAFENANSGDLFIQKAPAATIMDLANAVKQIFNADNEIKIIGSRHGEKMYETLCSKEEMTKAEDLGNYFRIPADFRDLNYTKYVQKYGSKISHEEYNSDNTKRLSVQELKDMLLNLDYVQNELKTQKNRG, from the coding sequence ATGAATACATTTAAATCGGATATTTACAAGAATAAGGTACTGATGATTACGGGTGGAACGGGTTCTTTCGGCGGAGAAGCATTAAAACAATTTTTAAACTCCGATTTAAAAGAAATCAGAATATTCAGCCGTGACGAAAAAAAACAGGAAGAAATGCGTATCCAATATAAAAGCGATAAGCTGAATTTTATTATCGGTGATATAAGGGATTTTAAGAGTATTAATTCGGCAATGCGTGATGTAAATTATGTTTTTCAAGCAGCTGCATTAAAACAGGTTCCTTCGTGTGAATTTTATCCTTACGAAGCAATTAAAACAAATATTCTGGGGTCTGAAAATCTCTTGGAGGCGGCTGCCCAAAATGGAGTTGAAAAAGTTATAGTTTTAAGTACGGATAAGGCGGTCTACCCTATTAATACGATGGGCATGACAAAAGCCTTAATGGAAAAACTTGCAATTTCAAAGGCCCGCGATTCACGTATCAAAAATAATAATGCGGTTATTTGTGCAACCAGATATGGGAATGTTATGTGCTCCAGAGGATCTATTATTCCCCTATTTATCCAACAAATAAAAGACGGTTTACCCTTAACTGTAACGGAACCCGAAATGACACGCTTTATGATGTCTTTACCGAGTGCTATAGAACTTGTAATGTATGCTTTTGAAAATGCCAATTCCGGAGATCTTTTTATACAAAAAGCTCCCGCGGCAACTATAATGGATTTGGCAAATGCCGTAAAACAAATTTTTAATGCCGATAACGAAATAAAAATTATCGGTTCCAGGCACGGTGAAAAAATGTATGAAACGCTTTGCAGTAAAGAAGAAATGACTAAAGCTGAAGACTTGGGAAATTATTTTAGAATTCCTGCCGACTTTAGAGATTTAAATTATACAAAATATGTACAAAAATACGGTTCGAAAATCTCACATGAAGAATATAACTCGGATAATACAAAGCGTTTAAGTGTTCAAGAATTAAAAGATATGTTGTTAAATCTTGACTATGTTCAAAATGAATTGAAAACTCAAAAAAATAGAGGATAA
- a CDS encoding glycosyltransferase, whose protein sequence is MKKNTAIVTGGTSNDVPAMACLVMNIKDTNPTLADEIVIFHDGISEKDQKLINSIFPTRFILYESPFNDVTDFGDVVTKYFSPMVFCKYECFKLLEDYECVIWTDYDVVIVDDLSELKEKSSSGIEIMISTSGHIYNAFQGNYSNLNFLKKYDLEREGLCMSLFVLCDTLRDYKDLYAWCIEYTKRLAQYLLLPEQAVVNLLLQEFDIKAGVTRIIDKIYSVHPSDSFKPSAVKILHAYGQPKFWNGLYNETWEKNYRHWIKMGGTPYEHRTVKYKLKTIKQKFKSKVQKIIKK, encoded by the coding sequence ATGAAAAAAAATACGGCAATAGTAACAGGCGGAACATCTAATGATGTCCCTGCAATGGCTTGCCTTGTAATGAATATAAAGGATACTAATCCTACTCTTGCAGATGAAATAGTTATTTTTCATGACGGCATTTCAGAAAAAGATCAGAAGTTGATAAATAGTATTTTTCCTACACGGTTTATTTTATATGAATCGCCATTTAATGATGTAACAGATTTTGGAGATGTGGTAACGAAGTATTTTAGCCCAATGGTATTTTGCAAATACGAATGTTTTAAGCTGCTTGAGGATTATGAATGTGTTATTTGGACAGATTATGATGTAGTGATAGTAGATGATTTATCTGAGTTAAAGGAAAAATCATCTTCAGGTATTGAAATTATGATTTCAACAAGCGGCCATATATATAATGCATTTCAAGGAAATTATTCGAACCTAAATTTTCTAAAAAAATATGATTTGGAACGAGAGGGGCTTTGTATGTCCCTTTTTGTTCTTTGTGACACTCTTAGAGATTATAAGGATTTATATGCATGGTGTATAGAGTATACAAAAAGACTCGCACAATACCTATTGCTTCCGGAACAGGCAGTCGTAAATTTATTATTGCAAGAATTCGATATCAAAGCAGGAGTAACAAGAATTATAGATAAAATATATAGTGTGCATCCTTCTGATTCTTTTAAGCCTTCTGCTGTTAAAATTCTTCATGCCTATGGTCAGCCCAAGTTTTGGAACGGATTATACAACGAAACATGGGAAAAAAATTACAGACACTGGATTAAGATGGGCGGAACTCCTTATGAGCATAGAACCGTGAAATATAAGTTAAAAACTATAAAACAGAAATTTAAAAGTAAGGTACAGAAGATTATAAAAAAATAG
- a CDS encoding methyltransferase domain-containing protein, with translation MFGYIKKIIKKIFNLLGLEISKKSFKEDECIYPQISTEESGLYRMLYSEESIENRRFYNIGAGSFFHPYWTNIDYHNDFYDQNQHIVNIEYDLMKKEQLPLPDKCAEIIYISHVLEHITDAAAKNILSECYRILKPKGLLRIVQPDIDYYYDAYKREDCVFFGKYPKTIETKLWEEQWFGVPMNVLEKASLEDMFLLYCFRSLSPIVSDNHLKIVSSEFKRLMDSNDYINTLNYFSSLCSFDYNHPEYHINWFNKNKLIDVLRSSNFEHIIPSAYGKSISPILRNTVLFDTTVPEVSLYIEAIK, from the coding sequence ATGTTCGGCTATATAAAAAAAATAATTAAAAAAATCTTTAACCTTCTGGGGCTGGAAATTTCAAAGAAGAGTTTTAAAGAAGATGAATGTATATATCCTCAAATTAGCACTGAAGAATCTGGATTATATAGGATGCTTTATTCTGAAGAATCTATTGAAAATCGGAGATTCTATAATATTGGTGCCGGTAGTTTTTTTCATCCGTATTGGACAAATATTGATTATCATAATGATTTTTATGATCAAAATCAGCATATTGTTAATATTGAGTATGATTTAATGAAAAAGGAACAATTACCGCTACCGGACAAATGTGCGGAAATTATATATATCAGCCATGTCTTAGAGCATATAACCGATGCCGCAGCAAAGAATATTTTATCGGAATGTTATCGAATCTTAAAGCCAAAAGGATTATTAAGAATTGTCCAGCCGGATATTGATTATTATTATGATGCTTATAAGCGTGAAGATTGTGTTTTTTTTGGGAAATATCCTAAGACAATCGAAACAAAACTGTGGGAAGAACAGTGGTTTGGAGTTCCTATGAATGTATTGGAAAAGGCCAGTCTTGAAGATATGTTTCTTTTATATTGTTTTAGAAGTTTATCTCCTATTGTTTCGGATAATCATCTAAAAATTGTTTCATCGGAATTTAAACGCTTGATGGATTCAAATGACTATATAAATACCCTAAATTATTTTTCTTCTCTTTGTTCTTTTGATTATAACCACCCGGAATATCATATAAATTGGTTTAATAAAAATAAATTAATCGACGTTCTACGTTCATCTAATTTTGAACATATAATACCTTCTGCATATGGAAAAAGTATTTCACCTATATTACGAAATACCGTTTTATTTGATACCACTGTTCCTGAAGTATCTTTATATATCGAGGCAATAAAATGA